Proteins encoded together in one Mugil cephalus isolate CIBA_MC_2020 chromosome 16, CIBA_Mcephalus_1.1, whole genome shotgun sequence window:
- the LOC125022847 gene encoding ectonucleotide pyrophosphatase/phosphodiesterase family member 7-like has protein sequence MIIDFHKTRQLSHSPLLIVTEEVETVLCFKFLGVTMTEDLSWGKNIASAIAMAQQRLFYLRKLKQVNRPQRLLTNFYHRAVESVLTYGLLVQQLHQGGQGKPPQGGQSCYEDHWDQPPRDQQSDRFSAGMHCKDRQTMGPFKKISRRGRRRSQEVNAGVNSVIFLLFLPVLCLIGNAPSTAAAPWDTTGPGSTRNKLLLISFDGFRWDYDQDVDTPNLDKMAQDGVKAKYVTPPFLTFTSPTHFTVLTGRRIENYGEIRNIFFKTSTTEKKPNYVTQFVETYPDNGSLPIWITAQRQGLKAGSLHFPGTAATYNGEFVKVRQVELHFYDYSNETDCKLNIDKVMGEWFHQQNLDFVSLYFGEPHGIGHKYGPDSSERRAMVRQVDRTVGYIRDKTKDHGLTDRLNIIITADHGMTRVLRGGEVNEIILSKISGFSFTDIKLHLGDYGPAMMLLPKNGMLEKVYQALDGSHPHLHVLKKEEMPTRLQYSKHPRLLPIILLADPGYVISWMQM, from the exons atgatCATTGACTTCCACAAGACCAGACAGCTCAGCCACTCACCACTCCTCATCGTgactgaggaggtggagacggTCTTGTGTTTCAAGTTCCTGGGCGTGACCATGACAGAGGACTTGTCATGGGGGAAGAACATCGCCTCTGCCATAGCGATGGCCCAGCAACGCCTCTTCTATCTCCGGAAGCTTAAGCAGGTAAATCGTCCCCAGAGACTGCTGACCAACTTTTACCACCGTGCAGTGGAGAGTGTGCTCACATATGGACTACTGGTTCAACAGCTGCACCAAGGTGGACAAGGAAAGCCTCCACAGGGTGGTCAAAGCTGCTATGAGGATCACTGGGATCAGCCTCCCAGAGATCAACAAAGTGACAGGTTTTCTGCAGGCATGCACTGTAAGGACAGGCAAACCATGGGCCCcttcaaaaaaat AAgtagaagagggagaagaagaagtcaagAAGTCAATGCTGGTGTCAATTCTGTAattttcctgctcttccttcCCGTGCTCTGCCTCATTGGCAACGCTCCCTCCACTGCTGCAGCACCATGGGATACTACAGGGCCTGGATCCACCAGGAATAAGCTGCTGCTCATCTCCTTTGACGGATTCCGCTGGGACTATGACCAAGATGTGGACACTCCTAACCTGGATAAGATGGCCCAGGATGGCGTGAAGGCGAAATATGTCACACCACCTTTCCTCACCTTCACCAGCCCGACACACTTCACCGTGCTCACAG GACGCCGCATTGAGAATTACGGAGAAATccgtaatattttttttaagacgaGCACTACGGAGAAGAAGCCAAACTACGTGACTCAGTTCGTGGAAACTTATCCAGACAATGGCAGCTTGCCCATCTGGATAACAGCACAACGACAG GGTCTCAAAGCAGGCTCTCTACATTTCCCTGGCACAGCGGCCACCTACAACGGAGAATTTGTCAAGGTGAGGCAAGTGGAGCTTCATTTTTATGATTATTCCAATGAGACAGATTGTAAGCTGAATATTGACAAGGTGATGGGAGAGTGGTTTCACCAACAAAACCTGGACTTTGTCTCCCTATACTTTGGAGAACCACATGGCATTGGCCACAAATATGGACCAGATTCTTCAGAACGCCGGGCGATGGTTCGACAAGTGGATCGTACTGTTGGCTACATCCGTGACAAGACCAAAGACCATGGCCTCACTGACAGGCTCAACATTATTATAACTGCTGACCATGGGATGACTAGAGTTCTGCGAGGTGGAGAAGTAAATGAGATCATCCTTTCTAAGATCTCTGGCTTCAGCTTCACGGATATCAAGTTGCACCTGGGGGATTATGGTCCTGCTATGATGCTACTTCCTAAAAATGGGATGCTGGAAAAGGTCTACCAGGCTCTGGATGGAAGCCACCCTCACCTTCATGTACTTAAAAAGGAAGAGATGCCAACACGGCTTCAATACAGTAAACATCCTCGACTCCTTCCTATTATTCTTCTTGCTGATCCTGGATACGTAATCAGTTGG ATGCAGATGTGA